In a genomic window of Occallatibacter riparius:
- a CDS encoding Maf family protein gives MSSHVRRLVLASASPRRRELLAQAGFVFDVIPAHIPEEPRPGEDPVAYVTRLAREKATAVFAGEGTERQGTGNREQGTGTCGAADGAHAHGGIVVLGADTTVTLDGHILEKPRDAEDAARMLRMLSGRTHRVITGVAVVDAKGSEVAAEVTAVRFVTLSDDEIAEYVATGEPMDKAGAYGIQGRAAKWIPRVEGCYFNVVGLPLALVTSMLESRRL, from the coding sequence ATGTCGAGTCACGTTCGAAGGCTGGTTCTTGCTTCCGCATCGCCGCGCCGCCGCGAGTTGCTGGCGCAGGCCGGGTTCGTCTTCGATGTGATCCCCGCCCACATTCCCGAGGAGCCGCGCCCTGGCGAAGACCCCGTCGCATACGTCACGCGCCTGGCGCGCGAGAAGGCGACCGCTGTCTTCGCCGGCGAGGGAACAGAAAGACAGGGAACAGGGAACAGGGAACAGGGAACAGGCACCTGCGGTGCGGCTGACGGCGCTCACGCGCACGGCGGCATCGTCGTCCTCGGCGCGGACACAACCGTCACTCTCGATGGCCACATCCTCGAAAAGCCGCGCGACGCGGAAGACGCCGCCCGGATGCTGCGCATGCTGTCCGGCCGGACGCACCGCGTGATCACTGGAGTGGCTGTGGTGGATGCAAAAGGCAGCGAGGTGGCGGCGGAGGTCACGGCTGTCCGCTTCGTCACGCTTAGCGATGACGAGATTGCCGAGTATGTGGCCACCGGCGAGCCGATGGACAAGGCGGGGGCGTATGGCATCCAGGGCCGCGCCGCGAAATGGATTCCGCGTGTCGAAGGCTGCTACTTCAATGTCGTCGGGCTGCCGCTGGCGCTGGTTACGTCCATGCTTGAGAGCCGGCGGCTTTAG
- the purM gene encoding phosphoribosylformylglycinamidine cyclo-ligase → MPDTPKPKSVTYADAGVDISSGDRAKERIKFLAQKTFNRNVLGGIGGFGALFRLDLQKFKNPILVSSADGVGTKLKIAFQLGMHQTVGLDLVNHCVNDIAVQGATPLFFLDYLASGKLDPQVTEDVVSGLAEGCKANGCALIGGETAQMPGFYTDGEYDLAGFIVGAVDRDKMINGQGIKPGDVLIGFPSTGLHTNGYSLARKLFFEVAGYKPTQYVTPIKDKAGAALMKTHKSYLHVIQKLVAAGLTTGMAHITGGGITENLPRILPKGTAAQIELGSWPVLPIFEHLRELGEVSQDEMMRTFNMGVGLIAAIPAAKFTRAKNLLDKAEEKFHIIGRIVKGEHRRVQYT, encoded by the coding sequence GTGCCTGATACTCCCAAGCCCAAGTCCGTGACCTATGCCGATGCCGGCGTAGACATCTCCAGCGGCGACCGCGCCAAGGAACGCATCAAGTTTCTCGCCCAGAAGACATTCAACCGTAATGTCTTAGGCGGCATCGGCGGATTCGGTGCCCTGTTCCGGCTCGACCTGCAGAAGTTCAAGAACCCGATCCTGGTCAGCTCCGCCGACGGCGTGGGAACCAAGCTGAAGATTGCCTTCCAGCTCGGAATGCACCAGACGGTGGGCCTGGACCTGGTGAATCACTGCGTGAACGACATCGCGGTGCAGGGTGCAACTCCTTTGTTTTTCTTGGATTACCTGGCCAGCGGCAAGCTCGACCCGCAGGTGACCGAAGACGTGGTCAGTGGCCTGGCCGAAGGCTGTAAAGCCAATGGATGCGCCCTGATAGGCGGCGAGACGGCGCAGATGCCCGGGTTCTATACCGATGGCGAATACGATCTTGCCGGCTTTATAGTCGGCGCGGTAGACCGCGACAAGATGATCAACGGACAGGGCATCAAGCCGGGCGACGTGCTCATCGGCTTCCCTTCCACCGGCCTGCACACCAACGGCTATTCGCTTGCCCGGAAGCTCTTCTTCGAGGTCGCCGGCTACAAGCCGACCCAGTACGTAACGCCCATCAAGGACAAGGCCGGCGCCGCCCTGATGAAGACCCACAAGAGCTATCTGCACGTGATTCAGAAGCTTGTTGCCGCAGGACTTACGACGGGAATGGCGCACATTACGGGCGGCGGCATCACGGAGAATTTGCCCCGCATTCTGCCTAAGGGCACAGCGGCGCAAATCGAGCTCGGCTCATGGCCGGTGCTGCCCATCTTTGAGCACCTGCGCGAGCTGGGCGAGGTGAGCCAGGACGAGATGATGCGGACGTTCAACATGGGCGTCGGTCTGATCGCGGCGATTCCAGCGGCGAAGTTCACCCGCGCCAAGAACCTGCTCGATAAAGCCGAAGAGAAGTTCCACATCATCGGCCGCATCGTGAAGGGCGAACACCGCCGCGTCCAGTACACCTGA
- the purN gene encoding phosphoribosylglycinamide formyltransferase, translated as MESAPKKLRLGVLLSGRGSNFLAIANNIRSGALPNVEIAIVLSNIADAPAIAAARQLNLPTKVHVSKGRPRAEHDRDMLATLRENNVDLVILAGYMRLLSPEFIHAFPTRILNIHPSLLPAFPGLDAQTQAFEYGVKIAGCTVHFVDEHLDHGVMILQRAIPVLDTDDAHSLAERILAEEHQAYSEAIARVASGQYEIDGRRYMKRV; from the coding sequence TTGGAATCCGCCCCGAAAAAACTTCGCCTCGGCGTTCTGCTCTCCGGCCGCGGCTCCAATTTTCTGGCAATCGCCAACAACATCCGCTCCGGCGCTCTTCCCAACGTCGAAATCGCCATCGTCCTCTCCAACATTGCGGACGCTCCCGCCATCGCCGCCGCCCGGCAACTAAACCTGCCCACAAAGGTCCACGTCTCGAAAGGTCGCCCGCGCGCCGAGCACGACCGCGACATGCTCGCCACCCTCCGTGAGAACAACGTGGATCTGGTCATCCTTGCCGGCTACATGCGGCTGCTCTCGCCGGAGTTCATCCACGCGTTCCCGACCCGTATCCTCAACATTCATCCGTCGTTGCTGCCGGCATTTCCGGGACTCGATGCGCAGACGCAGGCGTTTGAATACGGCGTCAAGATCGCCGGGTGCACAGTCCACTTCGTCGACGAACATCTCGACCACGGGGTAATGATCCTGCAGCGCGCTATCCCGGTGCTTGACACCGACGACGCCCACTCGCTCGCCGAGCGCATTCTGGCCGAGGAGCACCAGGCGTACTCGGAGGCCATCGCGCGAGTCGCGAGCGGCCAGTACGAGATCGACGGCCGGCGCTACATGAAGCGTGTGTGA
- a CDS encoding phosphoribosyltransferase, with amino-acid sequence MRFHDRSDAGRRLAEQLAAFTNLPDVQVLALPRGGVPVAFEIAQRLHEPLDVWVVRKLGAPEIPELAIGAIAPGDIELLSPDIIRHLGIPSEVVGAIAAHERAELDRREKTYRGDRPPVEVAGKTVILVDDGLATGSSMRAAVASLRQRNPTGIVVAVPVAARQVVAQLQREGSQVVCLLTPADLDAVGQWYDDFSQTSDAEVCVLLARAAELAQSRPA; translated from the coding sequence ATGCGCTTTCACGACCGGTCCGACGCCGGACGACGGCTGGCAGAACAGCTTGCCGCCTTCACGAACCTGCCAGATGTGCAGGTGCTTGCCCTGCCGCGGGGCGGGGTTCCGGTAGCGTTCGAAATTGCCCAGCGGCTGCATGAGCCGCTCGACGTGTGGGTAGTCCGTAAGCTGGGCGCGCCGGAGATTCCAGAGTTGGCCATCGGCGCAATTGCGCCTGGCGATATCGAACTGCTCTCGCCTGACATCATCCGGCATCTCGGCATTCCCAGCGAAGTTGTTGGAGCCATAGCCGCCCACGAACGCGCAGAGCTGGATCGCCGCGAGAAGACCTACCGCGGTGACCGGCCACCCGTCGAAGTGGCGGGAAAGACCGTAATCCTGGTGGATGATGGCCTGGCCACAGGTTCAAGCATGCGCGCGGCCGTCGCCTCGCTGCGCCAGCGGAACCCGACGGGAATCGTTGTGGCGGTTCCCGTCGCAGCGCGGCAGGTAGTCGCCCAGCTCCAGCGCGAGGGCAGCCAGGTTGTTTGCCTGTTGACGCCGGCGGATCTTGATGCAGTGGGCCAATGGTACGACGACTTCAGCCAGACCTCGGACGCCGAAGTTTGCGTGCTGCTGGCCCGTGCTGCCGAATTAGCACAGTCGCGACCGGCGTAG